From the genome of Salvia miltiorrhiza cultivar Shanhuang (shh) unplaced genomic scaffold, IMPLAD_Smil_shh original_scaffold_233, whole genome shotgun sequence, one region includes:
- the LOC131003606 gene encoding protein REVERSION-TO-ETHYLENE SENSITIVITY1, which translates to MEFNVGKGVESRIRNIEHEFWALEEVDPKKARFPCCVVWTPLPIVSWLAPFIGHVGICKEDGSILDFSGSNLINVNDFAFGPVARYLQLDRHQCCFPPNLVEHKCKHRYVHAEFGTGMTWDDAIQASTRHFENKSYNLFTCNCHSFVAHCLNRVSYEGSMSWNMVNVAALVLAKGKWVDGLSVLRSFMPFMVVLCLGIYVVGWPFIVGLFSFSLLLLGWFLLTTYVFKNMLDC; encoded by the exons ATGGAATTTAATGTTGGCAAAGGCGTTGAAAGCAGAATTAGGAATATCGAGCACGAGTTTTGGGCGCTGGAGGAGGTAGATCCGAAGAAGGCGAGATTCCCTTGCTGTGTGGTATGGACGCCTCTGCCCATCGTCTCATGGTTAGCTCCTTTTATAGGGCATGTGGGGATCTGCAAAGAGGATGGCAGCATCTTAGATTTCTCCGGCTCCAACCTCATTAATGTCAACGACTTTGCATTCGGCCCCGTTGCCAGATACCTTCAACTCGATCGCCACCAG TGCTGCTTCCCTCCGAACCTGGTGGAACACAAATGCAAGCACCGGTATGTGCATGCCGAATTCGGGACGGGGATGACATGGGACGACGCGATCCAGGCAAGCACGCGCCATTTTGAGAACAAGTCCTACAACCTCTTCACCTGCAACTGCCACTCGTTCGTCGCCCACTGCCTGAACCGGGTCAGCTACGAGGGCTCGATGAGCTGGAACATGGTCAACGTCGCGGCTCTCGTGCTGGCCAAGGGGAAGTGGGTCGACGGCCTCTCTGTGTTGAGATCGTTTATGCCGTTTATGGTGGTGCTCTGCTTGGGTATATATGTGGTTGGATGGCCATTTATAGTAGGTCTCTTTTCCTTCTCTCTCCTCCTATTGGGGTGGTTTTTGTTGACTACTTATGTTTTCAAGAACATGTTAGATTGTTAG
- the LOC131003607 gene encoding uncharacterized protein LOC131003607 gives MARTVFTRRRPLPPWASPEEVERSYRTYAPCHGDNLGQFLVGFHRHWVEASAHGVSGYDGILRLILLLPSEWQGWAGQIFAHYIFRRENYHDLVGDFPSFIAELQACFTLWGSAPLGPYILPGDYVQVGTPVPAEAPAAAPEPPMALPHDPSPRASVLGRRGRHDDEADPSRPRARRVFPSPPDSAIRTTTPPPPLMPTVDARLAAAMANMREFIDRGKAPMQENEGTVPYGMRRITRPEPLPPPAPTEPRATARIRTRDDPIREIVDDIFRTARIMRETGEGQGETLSPSEEEEEDPEEDPLASPRSSRTATQGSQI, from the coding sequence atggcgaggactgtctTTACTCGACGACGACCattgcccccatgggctagtccagaggaggtcgagcggtcctaccgcacttatgccccatgtcacggggataacctcggacagttcctcgtaggttttcacagacactgggtcgaggcgagtgcacacgGAGTGTCAGGGTATGACGGCATCctgaggttgatcttactgttaccttccgagtggcagggatgggctggGCAGATCTTTGCCCATTACATCTTTCGCCGGGAGAATTACCACGACCtcgtgggagacttccctagttTCATTGCGGAGCTCCAGGCCTGTTTCACCTTGTGGGgcagcgcccctctagggccctacatcctcccaggagactacgtacaggtaGGGACGCCCGTGCCCGCTGAGGCACCCGCTGCTGCACCCGAGCccccgatggccttgccacatGACCCTtcaccacgtgcctcagttctagggcgccgtggtaggcacgatgacgaggcagacccttctcgtccacgggctcgcagggtTTTCCCGTCGCCTCCCGACTCAGCGATCCGAActactactcctccaccaccactgatgCCTACGGTAGACGCAAGGCTCGCGGCtgccatggccaacatgagggagttcatagataggggcaaagcccctatgcaggagAATGAGGGTACAGTACCGTATGGTATGAGGAGGATTACTCGCCCCGAGCCGTTGCCACCTCCAGCCCCGAccgagcctcgtgccacggccaggattcGCACCAgggacgatccgatccgtgagattgtggacgacaTCTTCCGCACAGCCCGGATCATGCGGGAGACGGGTGAAGGTCAGGGAGAGACCCTGTCGCCCagcgaggaggaggaggaggatccCGAGGAAGACCCCCTGGCATCACCGAGGAGCagccgtaccgcgactcagggttcgcagatttga